In the Verrucomicrobiia bacterium genome, one interval contains:
- a CDS encoding carbohydrate-binding protein codes for MRGKLRRISAGLCAAVLLAVASAGVLPAVAHATPEQPTNYVAKVSLTLPDQSKLVQPQADVPISLNSPSTANEVSVRVDPTKTFQTMEGVGATMTESSAYLFSTKLTAAQRGLVFPALFSKSVGAGIDIVRVPWGVTDFSLGEYTYNDNPPGGSDAPQNNFSISHDSQYMIPRLQDAKTVNPNLKTTFTPWTAPAWMKNPFFPNPLTFGFLKPELYSSYATYLVKAINGYTANGIWPTNFTPQNEPLTGTTNYSMFFSTPDQTKLIRDDLGALVNSSTMAKPKLLAHDEDWADVASPMTILSDANAAQYVSGTAFHCYNGESTKQLLVQKAHPSKSIQVTECTGSNTPVEQWDDDFRWGMRNMIINPARNYSRSSLYWNLALDENAGPKTNTTSGCQNCRGIMTVTNAGTVAFNNEYYVLSHYGKFVDSGATRVSSTTCGEGSIETVAFKNPNGKRALIALNSGTQSRDLVVREGNAAFHYTLPAGAAATFTWDMPVNNNEDVDTKYFEAEDYSSSNPANQQIVSITDAGKSGKAVYLANNEELRFNNVSLTAVPLSFQIRYRTLSSGNLEFRQDSATGPLLGTVPFSPNDSTTTPVVTGTVTPTTGSHTLYIVAKGAGGGELIELNWFKFAQTPRDPNPVTGKATWKAYGVHADNVEVPAHILDSNNSTRWTTRNPMTYGHWLTVDLGELKSMNNLGAYSQPGDRPHKLRVEVSDDNLNFTTVADNYVASADFYAIQFNQRIVGRYIRMTELSEDNPGSWWSMNEINVYNKD; via the coding sequence ATGAGGGGAAAACTACGTAGAATCTCGGCAGGTCTATGCGCTGCCGTGTTGCTTGCGGTGGCGAGTGCTGGCGTGTTGCCAGCGGTGGCACACGCGACACCAGAGCAGCCAACCAATTATGTGGCCAAGGTCAGCCTAACCCTGCCAGACCAGTCCAAGTTGGTGCAGCCCCAGGCGGATGTGCCTATATCGCTTAACTCACCAAGCACCGCAAACGAGGTGTCTGTACGCGTAGATCCAACAAAAACCTTCCAGACCATGGAGGGCGTGGGTGCTACCATGACAGAGTCCTCGGCTTATCTGTTTTCTACCAAGCTGACTGCAGCGCAACGGGGGTTGGTTTTCCCGGCGCTCTTTAGCAAGTCGGTGGGCGCGGGTATAGATATTGTCCGCGTGCCATGGGGCGTGACCGACTTCTCTCTGGGCGAATATACCTACAACGATAATCCACCGGGCGGTAGCGATGCTCCGCAAAATAATTTCTCGATCAGTCACGACTCGCAGTACATGATTCCACGTCTGCAAGACGCAAAGACGGTCAACCCTAACCTAAAGACAACTTTTACGCCCTGGACGGCACCGGCCTGGATGAAGAATCCGTTCTTCCCGAATCCTCTGACATTCGGGTTCTTAAAACCAGAGCTGTATAGTTCGTACGCAACGTACTTGGTCAAGGCAATCAACGGCTACACTGCCAACGGCATCTGGCCAACCAACTTCACGCCTCAGAACGAGCCACTAACTGGCACAACCAACTACTCCATGTTCTTCTCTACTCCTGACCAGACAAAGCTGATACGAGATGACCTGGGTGCGTTGGTTAACTCGTCTACCATGGCCAAGCCAAAACTTTTGGCACACGACGAAGACTGGGCAGACGTAGCATCACCAATGACCATACTATCTGATGCGAATGCTGCACAGTATGTTAGTGGCACTGCCTTCCATTGCTATAACGGTGAATCCACCAAGCAGCTGTTGGTGCAAAAGGCCCACCCAAGCAAGTCCATTCAGGTGACTGAGTGTACCGGCAGCAACACACCCGTAGAACAATGGGACGATGACTTTAGGTGGGGTATGCGCAACATGATCATCAACCCTGCCCGCAACTACTCCCGCTCTTCCCTTTACTGGAACTTGGCGCTGGACGAAAACGCGGGCCCAAAGACCAACACGACCTCTGGCTGCCAGAATTGTCGCGGTATCATGACCGTTACCAATGCCGGCACTGTCGCATTTAACAACGAATACTACGTCTTGTCCCACTACGGCAAGTTTGTAGACTCTGGCGCGACACGTGTTAGTTCTACCACTTGCGGTGAAGGTTCTATCGAAACAGTTGCCTTCAAGAATCCCAACGGCAAGCGCGCGTTGATTGCCCTTAACTCGGGCACACAGTCACGTGATCTTGTAGTCCGCGAAGGCAATGCAGCTTTTCACTACACTTTGCCTGCTGGCGCAGCGGCAACCTTTACGTGGGACATGCCCGTCAACAACAACGAAGACGTAGACACCAAGTACTTCGAGGCCGAGGACTACTCGTCCTCTAACCCTGCCAACCAGCAGATCGTGTCTATCACCGACGCTGGTAAGTCCGGCAAAGCAGTCTACTTGGCTAACAACGAAGAGCTTCGCTTTAACAATGTTTCTCTGACAGCAGTGCCTCTGAGCTTCCAGATCCGTTACCGTACTCTGAGCAGTGGCAATCTAGAATTTCGACAAGACAGCGCTACTGGTCCACTGCTGGGTACCGTACCCTTTAGCCCTAACGATTCCACGACCACCCCTGTCGTAACAGGAACAGTGACGCCTACGACAGGCAGCCACACGTTGTATATTGTGGCCAAGGGTGCCGGCGGTGGTGAGCTGATAGAACTAAACTGGTTCAAGTTTGCTCAAACACCGCGTGATCCTAACCCCGTCACTGGCAAGGCAACCTGGAAGGCGTACGGTGTGCATGCTGACAATGTCGAGGTACCGGCTCATATCTTGGACAGCAATAACAGCACCCGTTGGACCACTCGCAACCCAATGACTTATGGCCACTGGCTGACCGTAGATCTTGGCGAGCTGAAGTCTATGAATAACCTGGGTGCTTACTCGCAGCCTGGCGATCGCCCACACAAGTTACGCGTAGAAGTCTCAGACGATAACCTGAACTTTACCACCGTAGCTGACAACTATGTGGCGTCCGCCGACTTCTACGCCATTCAGTTCAACCAACGGATTGTAGGACGTTACATCCGCATGACAGAACTGAGCGAAGACAATCCCGGCTCATGGTGGTCCATGAACGAGATTAACGTCTACAACAAAGACTAA
- a CDS encoding NUDIX hydrolase, whose translation MSVPDDQPCPRCGRYKNRGLSIDAVIVRDGKILLGKRGAEPCKGQWATIGGYVEWGEKLEEALVREVFEETGLKVTSWRIINVYSDPARHPQQAVNVAYVAETQGDPRPGDDIEEVKWVPLDQIPDNLAFDHAKIIADYKAGASGSLDRS comes from the coding sequence ATGTCGGTACCAGATGATCAACCATGTCCGCGGTGCGGACGATATAAAAACCGTGGCCTTTCAATAGACGCGGTCATAGTGCGTGACGGAAAGATTTTGCTAGGCAAGCGTGGGGCCGAGCCCTGCAAGGGCCAGTGGGCTACCATCGGCGGGTATGTAGAATGGGGCGAAAAGCTAGAGGAAGCCCTGGTCAGGGAAGTCTTTGAGGAAACGGGGCTGAAAGTAACAAGTTGGCGAATAATCAACGTCTACAGTGACCCGGCCCGGCATCCCCAGCAAGCCGTCAATGTCGCGTACGTAGCGGAAACCCAGGGCGATCCCAGGCCTGGCGATGATATAGAAGAAGTCAAATGGGTGCCGCTAGACCAGATCCCAGACAACCTGGCTTTTGACCACGCCAAAATCATTGCAGACTATAAGGCTGGGGCCAGCGGCTCGCTTGACAGGTCATGA
- the idi gene encoding isopentenyl-diphosphate Delta-isomerase has product MKNEELIVLLDEQGKPIGTAPKLASHHANTPLHAAFSCYVFNDKDEFLVTQRALSKKVWPGVWTNSVCGHPGPDETHQAAIERRAHDELGATLTDIQVILPDYRYKTPAFNGIVENEICPVFTARLKGGLAPNPEEVEDYSWLTWADYKADLQSHGEKYSYWAKDQLKQLAEKQLPPRRFS; this is encoded by the coding sequence ATGAAGAACGAAGAACTGATTGTACTCCTAGACGAGCAAGGCAAGCCCATCGGGACAGCTCCCAAGCTGGCCTCGCATCATGCCAACACCCCTCTGCATGCCGCCTTTTCGTGCTATGTCTTTAACGACAAGGACGAGTTTTTAGTAACCCAGAGAGCACTGTCTAAAAAGGTCTGGCCTGGCGTCTGGACCAATAGCGTCTGCGGTCATCCCGGACCAGACGAAACGCACCAAGCGGCAATTGAGCGGCGAGCCCATGACGAACTAGGCGCAACACTCACTGATATACAGGTTATTTTGCCAGACTATCGCTATAAAACACCGGCATTTAACGGCATCGTGGAAAACGAGATATGTCCTGTTTTTACTGCGCGGCTGAAAGGGGGACTTGCTCCCAACCCAGAGGAAGTAGAGGATTACAGCTGGCTTACCTGGGCTGACTATAAAGCAGACTTGCAATCCCATGGAGAAAAATATTCCTATTGGGCAAAGGACCAACTAAAGCAGCTCGCAGAAAAGCAGTTGCCACCTCGGCGTTTCTCTTAG
- a CDS encoding MFS transporter, whose protein sequence is MNNARAAKHNARLALSAQFLSNFAFILPIWLLYSVNELHLSAATATVVFMCVWFTGGILEIPTGALADRLGRKRVFIIGSLLLSIYPVAYALELPLILLIPCCLLSGLGQALQSGALLPLVHKSYEEAKLGQKAYTAFMSNTQMAGFISRALSGASGAALYSFHPKLAFFAMSVVAMFGAILGLFLHDEKITEKTATNREHIKKTIALMRHNEVILSLLVSFVLFSLIGEVIWTGYQLFYENDGQSAFTIGVLFSIVAVCSAAGAYAIRHLFAKLHPLRLIQMWGIGMLVTAILLNQPLIWLRLVAIVPMGIMSGTVIGTLNSAVQQVVANRYHSTALSVVNLLWYGTYGIGSVCVGVLFTTFGIATTRSILLVWVSVVSVVVLVRARTLSNRAKAYRIQMPELTIE, encoded by the coding sequence ATGAACAACGCGCGCGCTGCCAAGCACAACGCTCGGTTAGCGCTGAGCGCTCAATTTCTTAGCAATTTTGCGTTTATTTTGCCGATTTGGTTGTTATACAGCGTAAACGAATTACACCTGAGTGCCGCTACCGCAACGGTAGTATTCATGTGCGTTTGGTTTACGGGTGGCATCCTAGAAATACCCACTGGTGCGCTGGCTGATCGGCTGGGCCGTAAGCGCGTATTTATCATAGGCAGCCTGTTGCTGTCTATCTACCCCGTAGCCTACGCACTGGAGCTACCACTAATCTTACTTATCCCATGCTGCCTCTTGAGTGGGCTAGGCCAGGCGCTACAGTCTGGTGCGTTGCTGCCCTTGGTACACAAGAGCTACGAAGAGGCAAAGCTAGGGCAAAAAGCCTACACCGCCTTTATGAGCAATACTCAGATGGCCGGTTTCATCTCTAGGGCTCTGAGCGGGGCTAGCGGTGCCGCACTGTACAGTTTTCACCCCAAACTAGCGTTTTTTGCTATGTCAGTTGTAGCCATGTTCGGCGCCATATTAGGGTTGTTTTTGCATGATGAAAAAATTACCGAAAAAACAGCCACTAATCGTGAGCATATTAAGAAAACTATCGCTCTCATGCGACACAATGAAGTCATTCTGTCTCTACTGGTGTCATTTGTACTCTTCAGCCTAATAGGCGAGGTGATCTGGACAGGGTACCAGTTGTTTTACGAGAATGACGGCCAGAGCGCCTTTACTATTGGGGTGCTTTTCTCGATTGTTGCTGTCTGTTCGGCAGCAGGCGCCTATGCTATCCGACATCTGTTTGCCAAGCTACATCCACTGCGTCTGATCCAGATGTGGGGGATTGGCATGCTAGTGACAGCAATTCTATTAAACCAACCCCTTATATGGCTGCGCTTGGTTGCCATTGTCCCTATGGGGATTATGTCTGGAACAGTTATTGGCACCCTGAATAGCGCGGTGCAGCAGGTGGTAGCCAATCGCTACCACTCTACTGCGCTGTCTGTAGTGAACCTGTTATGGTACGGCACTTATGGCATTGGGTCTGTTTGTGTGGGCGTACTATTTACGACTTTTGGCATAGCTACTACCAGAAGTATTTTGCTGGTGTGGGTGAGTGTTGTCAGTGTCGTTGTCCTGGTACGCGCCCGCACGCTCAGTAATCGTGCCAAGGCATATCGTATTCAGATGCCTGAACTAACCATAGAGTAG